A single Leptolyngbya sp. FACHB-261 DNA region contains:
- a CDS encoding glycosyltransferase family 4 protein, whose translation MTTREMRTLFITRSFQYPPVGGAPLRDWQNINAMMKFGPVGIVFISTNVEEANSPAESPPGVSFLSRHYVNHSLLSFREKLGRRLRQLQWLITRDHPYTDIKHYFYIESVAQELDKILAEFQPHLVVFEELWLYAYLPVIKRHKCQIILDAHNAETAMLHESIRAEANQDSQVRLKQKKQLAKLESIERDFARQVDQVWACSAQDATLLRELAGLTKTVHVVPNGINLEAYESLQLGKFNLPDGLKPQPLTLIFPASFQYKPNAMGAQLLLEKVFPLVKKTYPESRLLLVGVNPTPVMLEAAQQDSDIIVTGKVPDMLPYLAASSIVVVPLLQGGGTRLKILEAFAAGRVVVSTSKGAEGLNAQNGEHLLISDSPEELASEICKIWSNPELGKLLASSAYQLVKAEYSWEMVKCHIEQAIGKLL comes from the coding sequence ATGACCACAAGAGAAATGCGCACACTCTTTATCACTAGAAGCTTCCAGTATCCGCCTGTAGGCGGTGCTCCACTTCGGGATTGGCAAAACATTAATGCCATGATGAAGTTTGGTCCTGTAGGCATTGTTTTTATCTCTACTAATGTAGAGGAGGCAAACTCTCCAGCAGAATCTCCTCCTGGTGTTTCTTTCTTAAGCAGACACTATGTCAACCATAGTCTACTCTCCTTTCGTGAGAAGTTAGGGCGTCGGCTTAGGCAACTACAGTGGCTGATCACTCGTGACCATCCCTATACAGATATTAAACACTACTTCTACATAGAAAGTGTTGCTCAAGAGCTGGATAAGATACTGGCAGAATTTCAGCCTCACCTTGTCGTGTTTGAAGAGCTGTGGCTTTACGCTTATCTCCCAGTAATTAAGCGGCATAAATGCCAAATTATTCTTGATGCTCATAACGCAGAAACTGCCATGCTCCACGAATCAATCAGAGCAGAAGCAAATCAAGATTCGCAGGTAAGACTGAAACAGAAAAAGCAGCTTGCCAAGCTTGAGTCCATAGAACGTGATTTTGCTCGACAAGTTGACCAAGTATGGGCTTGTAGTGCTCAAGATGCAACTCTCCTTCGTGAACTTGCTGGCTTAACTAAAACGGTTCATGTTGTTCCTAACGGAATTAACTTGGAAGCTTACGAGAGCTTGCAATTGGGCAAATTTAATCTTCCAGATGGTCTGAAGCCACAACCCTTGACGCTCATTTTTCCTGCTTCTTTTCAGTACAAACCTAACGCAATGGGGGCACAATTACTGCTCGAGAAAGTTTTTCCTCTCGTCAAAAAAACGTATCCAGAGAGCAGGCTCCTGTTAGTAGGTGTAAATCCAACCCCAGTTATGTTAGAAGCTGCGCAACAGGATTCAGACATTATAGTCACGGGTAAAGTTCCAGATATGCTGCCTTATCTGGCAGCATCAAGTATCGTAGTCGTCCCTTTATTGCAGGGTGGAGGTACCCGCCTAAAGATCCTAGAAGCTTTTGCTGCAGGTCGTGTGGTTGTCAGCACCTCAAAAGGGGCAGAGGGTTTAAATGCACAGAATGGAGAACACTTACTTATTAGCGATAGCCCTGAAGAACTTGCCTCTGAAATTTGTAAGATTTGGTCAAATCCAGAGCTAGGAAAACTGCTAGCTAGTTCTGCCTACCAGCTTGTGAAAGCTGAGTATTCTTGGGAAATGGTCAAGTGCCACATAGAGCAAGCAATAGGAAAACTGCTTTAG